In Paludibacter propionicigenes WB4, the genomic window GACGGTAAAAGGTATGCGACAGGTTATACTGAAGGATTTAAAATAAAGGACGATAGCATTTTAATTATAAAAAATGAAAGTTGGAGTTTTAGAAAGATATGTAATAATGTTTATGCTGTAAATCTAAGAGACAGCGAATATGTACAAAAAGGAATAGCATATTCAATTATTCCCTTCGTCAAGAATGGAAGCTTCATATATTTAAACAGCGTAAATGACACCTTGTTGACTGAACATTATGAAATGGGCAGTTTAAAGGACTACAAAACTCCGAAAATAAAAAATACAGACACAATATACACAAGTGTTGACGAGTATCCAATATTTCCAAGTAAATATGGAAATTTGCGAGACTACATATCAAAACGAATCATAATACCAGAAATATATGCTGAATCGGGAATTCAAGGCAAAACTATATTCCGAACAGTAATAACGTCGACAGGTGAAGTAAAGAACATTGAAATTTTGAGGAGTTTAGATCGAGCATTTGACTTGACGTGCTTAAGAATAATTGCAAGACTACCGAAATTCGAACCTGGAAAAATTAAAGGAAAAAATGTAAACACCTATTATATTATACCTGTAGCATTTAGATACGAATAAAAAAACTACTTTGTTGAACGTAGCTTAGCACTGGACGTTTAGCAAAGTGTCCACACTTCGTTCAAGCTAAAAGGAAGTCTACGGACTTCCACATTGAAAAGTAATTGAATAGGATATACTAGGCAGAGACTTGTTTCTAACCGGTGTTGAATGGAAAGGAAGTGTAGTAAAAAAGAAAAGATTGCTTTATAATTGGAAGGACAAGAATGAAAACTCAAAAAAACATGACTTCCATAACGAGTATTATAAATGAAAAAAACCGACTTTGATAATTGAAACATGAATACGATTTTGACAATACTTTATGATGTTCTATTATTTTTACCACTAGTTTTTCAGATTTTCTTTGGTAATAAATCTATAAAAGGTAGTCTAAAATTAAAATTTTGGCAGATAAGTGTGATAAGTATAATCAGTCAAGTTATTGTGGCTATAGTTGGCTCTTATTTGATGAGACTAATGGTAATACAAACCAAGTTCCATGACGGCTTTCTTGCTATAATTGGAGGTGTAATGTTTAATATAATTCTTGGAGTAATAGTTCTATTAGTTATACTAAAACAAACGAGCAATAAACCGAGACAAGAAAAGTGACTTTGTTGAGTGTAGCTTATCTCTCGATGTTTTGCAAAGTGTCCACACTTCGTTCAGGCTAAAAGGATGTGTCCAAACTTTCACATTGAAAAGTAATTGAGAAAGCGAACAAAATATAAGTAGGAATGTTGAAACTAAATACTTATACAATAAATCTATGTGGACAAAATCTCATACAGTCATAACAAAAGAAGCCACAAAAGAACAAATGTGGAAGCTATTTACTGACGTAAATAATTGGCATGTTTGGAACAATGAAATTGAATTTGCAAAACTAGAAGGTAAATTTGAGGCTGGGAATCATTATCTGATTCAACCAAGAAACGGAAGAACAGTTAAAGTCAAATTGATTAAAGTCGTTGAAAATAGACAATGTTTAGAACTTGGAGAATTTCCACTGGCTAAAATGTATTATGAACACATTATAGAGGAAACTCCAGATGGTCTAAAAATAACCAGCACAATTACTATGACCGGTTTATTAAGTTTTCTATGGGTGCAATTAGTTGTTCGGAAAATTGCATCCACAATGGCTTCTCATGTACAAGAACAAATTAAAGTTGCTTCAAAACTTTTAGTCTAATAACTTTTAGTTGTAGCTATTATACTCTGCCCAATCGGATATAGTTATTGGAAGGACTGAAAGTTTGTCTTAGTTCTTGAGATATGTTATTCCATCTGTATGTATTATCAGGATTTTTAATCCAAGATTAATATATCTGCTTTATACAATATAAAATGTATATCCAACAGGATATGCATTTTTTTATTCTATAAAAGCATAAATTTACTAAAAATAATTATCTTTGCAGAGTTGTTAATCTTATTGAACAAATCACATTACAGTATGAACACAACCAAAAAAACAGCAGTTCTTCTGTTATTTGGCTTTTGCCTGATAATTCAGGTTTCCGGCCAAAGCAATGATACTATTGTCAACAAACTGGTGCAGTATGTTAGTATCGTAGATCATTTCTCCAAAAACCTACCACAGGAAAAAGTGTATCTGCACTTTGATAACTCTACCTATTACCAAGGAGATGATATTTGGTTTAGTTGCTATCTGGTTGCTTCGGGCTTTCACAAGACTAGTACTTTGAGCCAAACGCTGTATGTGGAATTGCTTAACCCGGGAGGTGAAGTCATCGACAAGCAAATATTGAAAGTAGAGAACGGTCGGTGTCATGGAAGCTTTAAGTTGAGCAAGCTTCCGTTTTATTCCGGCTTCTATGAAGTGCGGGCTTATACCAAGTATATGCTCAACTTTGGAGAAGAAACTATTTTCTCTCGTACCTTTGCCGTGTATGATAAACCTACCAAACCGGGAGCTTATGAAGAAAAAAGTTTGATGAAATATGGACGTGGATCATATCCTGTATTGCGTAAAGCACCCGTAAAAGAGAAAGCAGTCACATTGAAGTTCTTTCCTGAGGGTGGAAACCTGGTTGCTGGAGTGACATCACAAGTTGCTTTCGAAGCTACGGATGCTTACGGTAATCCCATTGAAGTATCGGGTCAAGTGATCGGTGAAAATAAAGAAACTATCGTTCGATTTAAATCCGTGCACGATGGAAAAGGAGTCTTTACATACACTCCGACAAAAGCATTATCCACACAAAAAAACAAAGCCGATAAATTCCCGCAGGCAACTCTTGATTACAAAGAAAAAAAATACACTTTCGACCTTCCTGCTGTTCACCCACAAGGAATAGTACTCAAAGTAGATAATCTTTCCTCTCCCGATAGCATTGGGGTAAGTGTGCTTTCAAACAATGATACACCAAGCGGGATATTCGGATTGGTACTACTAAGTGGAAGCTACCTGCATGAATACATGATGATTGATACCTCGGAAGGAAAGCCGATTGATTTCCGCATCTGCAAAACCAATTTTCCGGCAGGAGTTTTAAGGCTTATACTTTTCAATTCACAAGGACAGATTCTGTGTGACCGTCTCTTGTTTATTCACCAAACAGAGAAACTAAACATTCAGGCGAAAATGGACAAAAAGTCCTACAACCCCAACGAGCAAATTAATATGCAGTTTGCCCTTACCGAACGGGATACTATTCCGGTAGAAACCACTTTCTCCGTTTCTGTCAAAGACAAACAAAACGATGTTAAACCTGATCAGGACATTCAATCGAATCTGCTGCTTATGTCGGAGATAAAAGGGTATGTGCATAATCCGGATTATTATTTTGAATCGAATGATTCCATTCACCAACGGGCATTAGACTTACTCCTGATGGTACAGGGATGGCATCGCTTCAACTGGGCATGGGTAGATGACACCAAACCTTTTCAGCTAAAACACCAACCCGAGAAAGGAATTGAGATTAATGGTCAGGTTGTTTCGTTTATACGATCGATTCCTAAACCGAATGTAAAAGTATCGAGCCTTATTTCCCAAAAGGATGATAGCACCAAATTGTTTAATAGTTTTACAGAGTATTTTGTCACCGACAGCTTAGGAAGGTTTAGTTTCAATGCCGATGTGCAAGGGAGATGGGAAATGATTTTTGCGGTAAGGGAAAAGAGAAAAAAGAAAGACTACCGTACGGTGTTAGACAAACTGTTCAGTCCCTCGCCCAAACAATACCGCTACACCGACTTATTTTCCCACATACCCAATCCCGAAGAAGATAACCCGATTGTAACAGACGCATTGCTTCGTGCAGTAAATGACTCAACTGCAATCGCCGTACCGAAGATCAACTACGACTCAGTAGCAAAGAAAGGCGTACAAGGTAAAATGCTGCACTTGAAAGAAGTGGTGGTGAAAGCCAAGAAACACAGCAAGGAAAAGGATATTTTGGAGAACCGTTCCAAATCACTTGCTTATTATGATGTTTATGCAGAGCAGGATAAAGTTTTGGATCAGGGAGGAGTAACTGAAGATTTTCTGGGTGATTTTTTAGTAAAGAAAAATAAGGATTTTTCTTGGCTGTATCATGGTCCAGACAAAATACTAAGGTATAAAACTAAACTGGCTTTTCTGGTGGTTGATTACAAAATGACCTATAGAGAGGAAAGTTTTAATACTCCAAAAAATCTTAGAGCCGAATGTGTCAAATCCATGTATATCAGTGAGGATGAGCGTTCAATTGTAAATTACGTAGTGCCGATTGAATGGAAAGACCCAGTGGAGGGGCCACCTAGTCTCTATGGCTGCGTAGTTTTTATTGAAATTTTTCCTGACTGGAATAGCCCTACCCAACCTGGCAAGGGCGTACGCAAGACCTGGTTGGATGGTTACAGTCAGGTAAAGGAGTTTTACAGTCCGAATTACAGCATACTACCACCAGAGGAAGATTATCGCCGTACGCTGTACTGGAATCCTTCTATTAAAACAGATAAAGATGGTAAAGCCCTGATACAGTTTTATAACAATAGTAGTTGCAAGAGTTTTAGCATCAGTGCAGAAACCATTACGCCGCGGGGAGTGATAGGAGTGTTGAAGAAATAGTTGACAGTTGATAATTGACAATTAATAATTAACAGCTGATATGAACTCAGCTCTATAGAATCGATAAGTAGTTTCTACTTAAAAATTTTATTCTCTGAATGTTATTTTAAAACAATGTATGTCGCGCCAAAGAAAAACCCTCTCCTTTTGGGGAGAGGGTGGTAGTTGAACACACAGGCTTTGACAAAATGTTCAACGATACATTAAAATTCAACTTTGAGTGTTGCGCCTATTTGAGTAGGTTTTCCTTGCTGACCGAAATTTCCTCCGGAGTAGAAATAAAATACGTTGTAGCGGGTATCCAATATGTTTTTGGCCCACAGTTCTAAGCCCAGTGCACCTTTTGAAATGCCTACCTTCGCATTTACCAGCGAATAAAAGTCCTGCGAAACATCATTAGCATCGGTCCAGTATATTTTACCTATTCCGGTATATTGTACGGTGGCCGATATCCTATCGATAAAAGTATTTCTGAATTCGTGTTCGTAAGTTCCGCTAAGGCTTAAAGTGTTTTGAGGAGCATACGGTATGTGCTTTCCTTTATAATCTACCGGAGTATAAATCGCTTTACCGGTCGAACTGTAGGTTTTCAATGTGTCGGTGTAATTTGTGAATGTTGCTTTAGCATATCCATAATTGAGCGTTGCACTGAAACCACTTCCTAAATTTGCATCCAATGATAACTCAAAACCTTTGCTTTCAGCTTGTCCGGCATTGGTTACCACACGTCCGCTGGTGCTCGAAAATATTTTTGCCAGTTGCACATTATCCAGTTTGCTGTAAAAAACCGAAACAGTTGTTTTTAATCTATTCTCGAATGTCAGACACTGGCCGCCAATCTCATAATTCCAACTAAATTCAGGTTTATATAAAGTGGTTTTACGTACATCAGGATTCGTTATGCTCAATGGAGGCAATGCATTGGTTAGTAAATCGGAGAACATTTGAACATTGAAACCACCGGTTTTATATCCACGCGATGCAGTGGCATACACAAACTGGCGATCATTCCATTCATATTTCAGTGAAAGTTTTGGAAGCAATTCGGTAAAGGTAACCGATTCATTGCCTTTGAACTTTGCGGTAGCTACCTGATCTACATAAGTGTTGTAATCAAGGTTTACATCTTCATAATCCAGTCTTAATCCACCGGTTACCGACAACCCTTTTATCAACAGATTATTCAAGGTAGATTGATGAAAAAGCGCTGCACCTTTGTTGTCGGTATTAAAAAAGCCGGGAATGGTCAGGTGATAATTTTTCATG contains:
- a CDS encoding SRPBCC family protein, producing MWTKSHTVITKEATKEQMWKLFTDVNNWHVWNNEIEFAKLEGKFEAGNHYLIQPRNGRTVKVKLIKVVENRQCLELGEFPLAKMYYEHIIEETPDGLKITSTITMTGLLSFLWVQLVVRKIASTMASHVQEQIKVASKLLV
- a CDS encoding energy transducer TonB, producing the protein MKPLMLILFTFLLLVEVSYAQDTTYIDKKIEYFSSKEKSNNSEKYAREIIKVGKDSFKIEYCNYYDGKRYATGYTEGFKIKDDSILIIKNESWSFRKICNNVYAVNLRDSEYVQKGIAYSIIPFVKNGSFIYLNSVNDTLLTEHYEMGSLKDYKTPKIKNTDTIYTSVDEYPIFPSKYGNLRDYISKRIIIPEIYAESGIQGKTIFRTVITSTGEVKNIEILRSLDRAFDLTCLRIIARLPKFEPGKIKGKNVNTYYIIPVAFRYE